AACGACGGGAATCGAACTCGACACGCTCCATGAAGAAGCGAACAAAACGGCGGGCTGCCTCGGTTCGCGCGTAACCGGCGCCGGATTCGGCGGTTGTGCGATCGCACTGATCCATAAAGACGGTTATAACGATTTTGTCAAAAAAGTCGGCGCCGCGTATAAAGATAAAATAGGCTACGAAGCGACTTTTTTTGAATGCGGCACCGGCGGCGGCGCACATTCGATTTAACGGTAATAGGGAAACGGCATCATGATATACCAATTGATTCAGGAACTTACGGAATACGGTCTCAGCCGCGCGCTCATACAGCCGCAGGACCGTATCTACACGGTAAACCGACTTTTCACACTGTTCAAACTTGCAGGCAGTAGTGAAGCGCTTCCCGCGCCGCGCCGGATTCCCGCCGGATCGAAAACGATTGCACTGGAACCGATTTTGACCCGAATGCTCGATTATGCGTATGAACACGGACTCATAGAAGAAAATTCCGTTGTATACCGGGATCTCTTTGACACTCAGATAATGGCGTGCTTAACACCTCCTCCTTCTGCCGTTATCCGGGAATTCAACGAGCGATACAACGTATCACCCGAACGTGCAACCGAATGGTTCTATGAGTATTCGTGTAATACGGATTATATACGGCGCTACCGCATCGCAAAGGATATCAAGTGGACCGTTTCCACCGAATACGGCGAGCTCGATATTACGATCAACCTTTCAAAACCTGAAAAAGATCCCAAAGCGATCGCGGCGGCAAAGTCAAACCCGCAAACCGGCTATCCCAAATGCCAGTTGTGCGTTGAAAACGAAGGATACGGCGGCCGACTTGATCATCCCGCACGCGCAACTCACCGTATCATTCCCGTCACCATCAACGGTTCGCAATGGGGATTCCAGTATTCGCCGTACGTATACTACAACGAACACTGCATCGTTTTGAACAGCGAGCATACGCCCATGGTCATCGACCGGGCGGCGTTTGTCAAACTGTTCGACTTTGTGCGTCAGTTCCCGCATTACATCGTGGGTTCCAACGCGGATCTCCCCATTGTGGGCGGTTCCATTTTATCGCACGAACATTTTCAGGGCGGCAATTACGAGTTTCCCATGGCGCGCGCTGAAATCGAAACGCAATTCAGCATGAAAGCTTTTCCCGACGTACACGCGGGCATCGTAAAATGGCCCATGTCCGTCATCAGACTGCGGCACGAAGATCCGGCACGGCTGGTGGAAGCCGCCGACTTGATATTGACCAAGTGGCGGAAGTACACCGACGCAGATGCGTTCGTTTTTGCCGAAACGGACGGAATTCCGCACAATACGATCACGCCCATAGCGCGCCGTCGCGGTGCCGAATATGAAATAGACCTCGCGCTCCGCAACAATATCACGACGGAAGAACATCCGCTCGGCGTCTTCCATCCGCATCAGAATCTGCATCATATCAAAAAAGAAAACATCGGGCTGATCGAAGTAATGGGTTTGGCGATTCTGCCGGCCCGTCTTGAACGGGAACTGGAACTGCTTGCCGACTATCTTGTCTGCAAAAAGGACATACGCAGCAACGAAACGATTGCAAAACACGCCGACTGGGCGGAAACGTTTGCCGCCGAATGTACAGCAGCGAACGTACGCGACGTTTTGAAGCGTGAAACCGGACTTGTTTTTAAACAGGTGCTGACCGACGCCGGCGTGTATAAACGGACGCCGGAAGGCAAAGAGGCGTTTCTGCGTTTTACCCGAACGCTGTAACCGACGACGCCGTATCCGCAGCAGTCGCCCGCAAACGGCGGATGAGTTCTTCGTCCGCCGGCGCCCAATCGAGTTCCGAAAGCCGTTCCGGCGGAAGCCATACCGCTTCCGAATGTTCTTTCAGTACTAAATTTCCCGACTGCACGGTGCAAAAATACACGTGCATGGTCAAATCGAACGTCCGATACGCGTATTCGACCGTCATGATAAAATCGTCAACCGAAACCTGCGTATCGAGTTCTTCGCGGATTTCACGTTCAAGCGCCTGTTTCGGCGTTTCTCCGGCTTCAATCTTGCCGCCGGGAAATTCCCATTTTTTAGCCGTTTCGCCTTTATCGGGACGGCGCGCGCAAAACAGCTCGCAGCCGCCGCCTTTTTTGGGGCGGGTAATGACCCCGGCGGCAACGTAATAATGGGGTTTTATACTTTCTGGCATACTCACTGAAAACTCCTTAGTGAAACGGCTATGGTACGTGCAGTTTCCCGGATAAATAAAAAAGCCGCCGTTACCAAACAGGAACGGCGGCTTTCGTTTCTTTAAACGGACAAGACTGAAACGCCGCGCACGCTAAGCGTTATGCGGCGTTTCCGAACTCAACTGTTCGTCAATTAGAATTCCCGTTTTGACAGGTATTCGTATTCTTTCCACTGGCGCTTCGCTTTCGCCACGGCTTTTTCAAGCAGCATGGCCGCGCGTTCCGGGTTTGCAGCTTTGAGCGACTTGAAGCGGACTTCTTTGTACATAAAGTCTGCCAAATTGTAGTCGGGTTCTTTGCTGTCGAGCTGGAACGGATTTTTGCCCTGATCGGCCAAGCGCGGATCATAGCGGTACAGCGGCCACAGACCGCAGCTGACGGCCTCTTTCTGGTTCGTCAAACCGTTGGACATATTGATACCGTGGTTGATACAGTGCGAGTATGCGATGATGATCGAAGGACCGTCGTACGCTTCCGCTTCGCGGAACGCCTTGATAACCTGATTCATATTCGCACCCATCGAAACGCGCGCGACGTATACGTAACCGTAGCTCATGGCGATTGCACCCAAGTCTTTCTTGCTCATCACTTTACCGGACGCCGCAAACTTTGCGACGGCACCGATCGGCGTTGCTTTGGACATCTGTCCGCCGGTATTTGAATATACTTCCGTATCCAGAACCAGAATGTTGATATTCCGTCCGGAAGCGAGCGTATGATCCAATCCGCCGAAGCCGATATCGTAGGCCCAGCCGTCGCCGCCGATAATCCAGACCGACCGTTTAATCAGGTGATCAGTCAGGGAGGCAAGCTCGGCCGCAACAGTGTCGGACGATTTTGCAAGTTCCGCTTTCAGTTCGGCAACGTAACCGCGCTGAACGGCAATCGCCGCATCGTCTTTCTGTTCGTTGGCAAGAATCTTACCGATAACGTCTTTGGCAATACCTTTTTCCGCAGCGGCGTCGGCGACTTCACGCGCATACTGGGCGAGCTTGTCGCTGGTCATGCGCATACCGTAACCGAATTCCGCGGCGTCTTCAAACAGGGAGTTCGACCATGCCGGACCGCGACCGTTCGCGTCTTTTGCATACGGAGTTGAAGGCAGGTTACCGCCGTAAATGGAAGAACAGCCGGTAGCGTTCGCAATGACCGCGCGGTCGCCGAACAGCTGGCTGAGCAGTTTGATATACGGCGTTTCACCGCAGCCGGCGCACGCACCGGAGAACTCGAACAGCGGGCGTTTCATCGCGAGCCCTTTCGGCGTACCCAGGTTGAGGGTTGAAGCGTCGGCTTCAGGCAGCGCCATGAAGTAATCCCAATTCTTCGATTCAACGGCACGCAACTCTTCGGTAAAGTGAACCAAGTTGATGGCTTTTTTGGTTTCGTCAGCCTTGTTCTTTGCAGGACAGACGGCCACGCACAAACCGCAGCCGGTGCAGTCTTCGGTGGAAATCTGCAGCACGACTTTCTTTCCGGCTTCCGCTTTGGGTTTAAGGTCGGCAGATTTGAAACCGGCCGGAGCTTTTGCCGCAGCGTCGTCGGACAGCGTCTTCATGCGGATAACGGCGTGCGGACACACGACCGTACACTGACCGCACTGGATACAAACTGACGGATCCCACTCGGGTACCTTTTCGGCAATCGCGCGTTTTTCAAACTGAGTCGTCGCGGTCGGGAACGTTCCGTCTTCGGGCAGTTTGCTGACCGGCAGCTTGTCGCCGTTCTGAACGGCCATCGCGCCCAGCACGTCGCGCACGAACGCGTCTTTGGAAGCTGCCATGGCAGGCTTCATGTGCATGTCGCCGGAAACGGCAGCGGGCACGGCGACTTTTTCAACTGCGTTCAAAGCCGCGTCGATCGTCGCGAAGTTTTTCTGTACGACGTCCGCACCTTTTTTGCTGTATGATTTTTCGACGAATTTCTTCATGTATTTGACGGCAACGTCTTCGGGCAGAACGCCTGAAATCTTGAAATAGGCCGCCTGCATGACGGTGTTGATGCGCGTACCCATTCCGGTCGCTTCGGCAATCTTAAACGCGTCGATAACGTAGAAGTTCAGTTTTTTGTCGATAATCTGTTTCTGCGCTTCAACGGGAATGTGATTCCACACCGTCTTCGCATCGTACGGGCTGTTCAAAAGGAACGTCGCGCCTTTTTTAGCGGCGGCGAGCATGTCGTACGTTTCCATGTAGGTGAACTTATGACACGCCAAAAAGTCGGCAGCCGTGATCAGATACGGACGGCGGATAGAACCTTTGCCGAAACGCAGGTGAGACACGGTGAAACCGCCGGATTTTTTGGAGTCGTAGCTGAAATACGCCTGAGCGTTCAGTTCGGGCTTCGCTTCACCGATGATTTTGATCGAGTTTTTGTTCGCGCCGACCGTACCGTCGGAACCCAGACCGTAGAACATCGCTTCGTTCATGCCTTCTTCTTCAAGATAGAAGGATTCATCGTACGCGAGGCTCTGACCCAACACGTCATCGTTGATACCGATGATAAAATGATTGAGCTTTTTGCCGGACAGATTGTCGAAAACGGCTTTGACCATCGCGGGCGTAAATTCTTTTGAACCCAGACCGTAACGGCCGCCGAGTACGACCGGATAATTTTTGAACGGGCAGGTTCCCGCAGCCTGCATTTCACCGATCGCTGTGCG
This sequence is a window from Treponema brennaborense DSM 12168. Protein-coding genes within it:
- the galT gene encoding UDP-glucose--hexose-1-phosphate uridylyltransferase, with the protein product MIYQLIQELTEYGLSRALIQPQDRIYTVNRLFTLFKLAGSSEALPAPRRIPAGSKTIALEPILTRMLDYAYEHGLIEENSVVYRDLFDTQIMACLTPPPSAVIREFNERYNVSPERATEWFYEYSCNTDYIRRYRIAKDIKWTVSTEYGELDITINLSKPEKDPKAIAAAKSNPQTGYPKCQLCVENEGYGGRLDHPARATHRIIPVTINGSQWGFQYSPYVYYNEHCIVLNSEHTPMVIDRAAFVKLFDFVRQFPHYIVGSNADLPIVGGSILSHEHFQGGNYEFPMARAEIETQFSMKAFPDVHAGIVKWPMSVIRLRHEDPARLVEAADLILTKWRKYTDADAFVFAETDGIPHNTITPIARRRGAEYEIDLALRNNITTEEHPLGVFHPHQNLHHIKKENIGLIEVMGLAILPARLERELELLADYLVCKKDIRSNETIAKHADWAETFAAECTAANVRDVLKRETGLVFKQVLTDAGVYKRTPEGKEAFLRFTRTL
- a CDS encoding (deoxy)nucleoside triphosphate pyrophosphohydrolase — translated: MPESIKPHYYVAAGVITRPKKGGGCELFCARRPDKGETAKKWEFPGGKIEAGETPKQALEREIREELDTQVSVDDFIMTVEYAYRTFDLTMHVYFCTVQSGNLVLKEHSEAVWLPPERLSELDWAPADEELIRRLRATAADTASSVTAFG
- the nifJ gene encoding pyruvate:ferredoxin (flavodoxin) oxidoreductase, whose amino-acid sequence is MADKNMVMIDGNTAAGHVAHALSEVISIYPITPSSPMGEVADEYSAKGKKNIWGTVPDVVEMQSEAGAAGAVHGALTTGALSTTFTASQGLLLMIPNMYKIAGELTSTVFHVAARALATSSLSIFGDHQDVMACRQTGWAMLASNSVQEVMDLAVISHASTLRSRVPFVHFFDGFRTSHEIQKVEEVSYEVMQKMVDDELVRAHRARGLTPENPVIRGTAQNPDVYFQSREGVNKYYNAVPEIVQNEMDKYAKLTGRQYHLFDYFGAKDAEKIIIIMGSGAETCEETVETLNKKGEKIGVLKVRLYRPFSAEAFVKAIPATVKSIAVLDRTKEPGALGEPLYEDVRTAIGEMQAAGTCPFKNYPVVLGGRYGLGSKEFTPAMVKAVFDNLSGKKLNHFIIGINDDVLGQSLAYDESFYLEEEGMNEAMFYGLGSDGTVGANKNSIKIIGEAKPELNAQAYFSYDSKKSGGFTVSHLRFGKGSIRRPYLITAADFLACHKFTYMETYDMLAAAKKGATFLLNSPYDAKTVWNHIPVEAQKQIIDKKLNFYVIDAFKIAEATGMGTRINTVMQAAYFKISGVLPEDVAVKYMKKFVEKSYSKKGADVVQKNFATIDAALNAVEKVAVPAAVSGDMHMKPAMAASKDAFVRDVLGAMAVQNGDKLPVSKLPEDGTFPTATTQFEKRAIAEKVPEWDPSVCIQCGQCTVVCPHAVIRMKTLSDDAAAKAPAGFKSADLKPKAEAGKKVVLQISTEDCTGCGLCVAVCPAKNKADETKKAINLVHFTEELRAVESKNWDYFMALPEADASTLNLGTPKGLAMKRPLFEFSGACAGCGETPYIKLLSQLFGDRAVIANATGCSSIYGGNLPSTPYAKDANGRGPAWSNSLFEDAAEFGYGMRMTSDKLAQYAREVADAAAEKGIAKDVIGKILANEQKDDAAIAVQRGYVAELKAELAKSSDTVAAELASLTDHLIKRSVWIIGGDGWAYDIGFGGLDHTLASGRNINILVLDTEVYSNTGGQMSKATPIGAVAKFAASGKVMSKKDLGAIAMSYGYVYVARVSMGANMNQVIKAFREAEAYDGPSIIIAYSHCINHGINMSNGLTNQKEAVSCGLWPLYRYDPRLADQGKNPFQLDSKEPDYNLADFMYKEVRFKSLKAANPERAAMLLEKAVAKAKRQWKEYEYLSKREF